In Palaemon carinicauda isolate YSFRI2023 chromosome 21, ASM3689809v2, whole genome shotgun sequence, the following proteins share a genomic window:
- the LOC137614735 gene encoding alpha-(1,3)-fucosyltransferase C-like, whose amino-acid sequence MNKDNAKLADAIVFSSTMVSRNHIPTYRRPDQRWVWVNVEAPRASPAHIAFSKLNRHHLQSHFNWTMTYHSNADIVAFYGYLISKGEETLPLRPNLMSEHPNAMKKYMESLSKSTTLEDIMGPSWKDFVSRPKLVAWMSGHCGTLSRREQYVNELANYIPVDKFGRCGTKPCQPVKDDGCWKDILGPGYLFYMSFENDLCNEYITEKLYFALTYNLVPIVWGGSNYSRFLPPGSYINGRHYHPKDLASLLLRLQSDPVAYGRYHVWRGFWTPNMRGSMCELCHKLHTDKETKYYTDIKGWRVNNNKCIISPRWLFKDKNGWKIVIKPQQNGTSYGNF is encoded by the exons ATGAACAAAGATAACGCCAAGTTAGCAGACGCCATTGTCTTCTCAAGTACGAT GGTTAGTAGAAATCACATTCCAACGTATCGTCGGCCAGACCAAAGATGGGTATGGGTTAATGTCGAAGCCCCAAGAGCCTCCCCAGCGCATATCGCATTCAGTAAGCTCAATAGACATCATCTACAATCTCACTTCAACTGGACAATGACCTACCATTCGAACGCAGATATTGTTGCATTCTATGGCTACTTAATTAGCAAAGGAGAAGAGACATT GCCTCTTCGTCCCAATCTGATGTCGGAACATCCAAATGCTATGAAGAAATACATGGAGAGCCTTAGTAAGAGCACCACTCTTGAGGATATCATGGGACCCTCCTGGAAGGATTTCGTCAGTCGGCCAAAGTTGGTAGCTTGGATGTCCGGACACTGTGGAACTCTCTCTAGAAGGGAGCAGTACGTTAACGAGTTGGCTAACTACATCCCGGTAGACAA GTTCGGCCGGTGCGGGACTAAACCCTGCCAACCGGTTAAGGATGACGGTTGCTGGAAGGATATACTTGGTCCAGGGTACCTCTTCTACATGTCTTTCGAGAATGACCTGTGCAACGAATACATCACGGAGAAATTGTACTTCGCACTTACGTACAATTTGGTTCCAATTGTCTGGGGAG GATCTAATTATTCCCGATTCCTACCTCCTGGGTCTTATATCAATGGCCGCCACTACCACCCAAAGGACTTGGCTTccctcctgcttcgtttgcaaagTGATCCCGTGGCTTATGGAAG GTATCACGTCTGGCGTGGGTTTTGGACGCCAAATATGAGAGGGAGCATGTGCGAGCTCTGTCATAAATTGCACACCGATAAAGAAACTAAGTACTATACAGACATTAAGGGCTGGAGAGTCAACAACAACAAGTGCATCATAAGTCCAAGGTGGCTGTTTAAGGACAAAAACGGCTGGAAGATTGTAATTAAGCCTCAACAGAATGGGACTTCGTATGGCAATTTTTAA